A window of Calliopsis andreniformis isolate RMS-2024a chromosome 3, iyCalAndr_principal, whole genome shotgun sequence contains these coding sequences:
- the Cpsf6 gene encoding cleavage and polyadenylation specificity factor subunit 6 isoform X7, with product MADGDIDLYADDLEQDFAQDEFAGDGVDLYDDVIAAPAGGNGGVSTGNSGDGGGDTTSPNEETNGSAPYHQLGNNIQPNQIGRRHQLYVGNLTWWTSDQDITDAVQSIGVSDFVEVKFFENRANGQSKGFCVISLGSEQSMRICMERLPKKELHGQNPVVTFPTKQALNQFESQCKTRPAPAPQQSQSQRPHNPHQHQPPMPPHQQHPQHPQHPQHSQQNHGPRMMMGPPQGVRPQRMPPPGMGPPGPGGPGQQGPPRMHGPPMGPGPGPHHPLPGHPNQGPPPPGYQQGPWNGPRPNGPPGPPRGPSGPGGPPQQGPPGPGPGQHRPPGMQFHGGPPGAPGQGPPRGPPGHPGGPPGDPRGAQPRPEWNRPPGPGGPPPGHGGPPQGPPQGPPGGPAPHVNPAFFPQGPPHQHPGQHPPGPPGPPHGPPHGPPHGPPHGPPHGPPHGQPHGPPHVPPHGYGPPASQPPYGAPGPDHRPEGPPPLTEQEFEEIMSRNRTVSSSAIGRAVSDAAAGEYASAIETLVTAISLIKQSKVAADDRCKILISSLQDTLRGVETKSYGSARRERSRSRDRERSHRRRRERSRSRDREYRERSRDRDRERDRERDRERERDRDRDRERYYSEPYPRERSRSRERDRERERDREYRERSREESTTRQSARPRVKEEPPEAAPVSSSKASRYYDDRYRERERDRDRERESSRRPSEREREPERERERERERDRRDERGDSSHRSRH from the exons ATGGCGGACGGTGACATTGATTTGTACGCCGACGATCTCGAGCAAGATTTCGCGCAG GATGAGTTTGCTGGTGATGGTGTTGATTTGTATGATGACGTGATAGCAGCACCTGCAGGAGGTAATGGTGGCGTTTCTACAGGAAATAGTGGAGATGGTGGTGGCGATACTACATCGCCAAATGAAGAAACAAATGGTAGTGCACCATATcatcaacttggaaataatattcAGCCAAATCAAATTGGAAGGCGTCATCAACTATATGTTGGAAATTTAACTTGG TGGACAAGTGATCAAGATATAACTGACGCTGTACAAAGTATTGGTGTATCAGATTTTGTTGAAGTAAAATTCTTTGAAAATCGAGCAAATGGACAATCCAAGGGTTTCTGTGTAATATCTCTGGGGTCAGAACAAAGTATGAGGATATGTATGGAAAGGTTGCCAAAAAAGGAGTTGCATGGTCAGAATCCAGTAGTAACATTTCCTACCAAACAAGCTTTGAATCAg TTTGAATCTCAATGTAAGACACGTCCAGCCCCAGCCCCTCAGCAAAGTCAAAGTCAGCGCCCTCATAATCCACATCAGCATCAGCCGCCAATGCCACCTCATCAACAGCATCCACAACACCCTcaacatcctcaacattcgcaaCAGAATCACGGTCCTAGAATGATGATGGGCCCTCCGCAAGGTGTGAGACCACAAAGAATGCCACCTCCAGGTatgggtccaccaggtccaggtGGGCCTGGTCAACAAGGACCGCCGCGCATGCATGGCCCACCAATGGGTCCTGGTCCAGGACCGCATCATCCTTTACCTGGTCATCCTAACCAAGGTCCACCGCCTCCTGGTTATCAGCAAGGACCATGGAATGGTCCGAGGCCTAATGGTCCACCTGGGCCACCAAGAGGACCAAGCGGTCCCGGTGGACCACCGCAACAAGGCCCACCAGGACCAGGTCCTGGTCAACATCGACCACCTGGAATG CAATTCCATGGTGGTCCGCCTGGTGCACCTGGTCAAGGACCTCCGCGTGGTCCACCTGGACATCCTGGTGGACCTCCAGGTGATCCGAGAGGTGCTCAACCCCGTCCCGAATGGAATAGACCACCAG GTCCAGGAGGTCCCCCGCCTGGACATGGAGGGCCACCGCAAGGACCACCGCAAGGACCTCCAGGTGGTCCAGCACCACACGTGAATCCAGCATTTTTCCCACAAGGGCCACCTCATCAACATCCAGGGCAACATCCACCAGGACCTCCAGGTCCACCTCATGGACCACCTCACGGTCCTCCTCATGGTCCACCTCATGGTCCTCCTCATGGACCTCCGCATGGTCAGCCTCATGGACCACCCCATGTACCACCGCATGGTTATGGACCACCAGCATCACAG CCACCTTATGGTGCACCAGGGCCTGATCATCGTCCAGAGGGTCCTCCTCCGCTTACAGAGCAAGAATTCGAAGAGATAATGAgtcgaaatagaacagtttcttcgTCTGCAATTGGTCGAGCAGTATCAGACGCCGCAGCTGGGGAATACGCGAGCGCTATAGAGACCTTAGTTACAGCCATTTCTTTGATAAAACAATCAAAGGTTGCCGCAGACGATAGGTGCAAAATTTTGATCAGTTCTCTTCAAGACACTTTACGCGGAGTTGAAACCAAGAGTTACGGTTCCGCACGAAGAG AACGATCGCGTTCACGCGATAGAGAGCGTAGTCACAGAAGGAGGCGTGAGCGTTCGAGGAGTCGCGACAGAGAATACAGAGAGAGAAGCAGGGACAGAGACAGGGAGCGCGATAGGGAGCGTGATCGCGAAAGGGAAAGAGACCGTGATCGTGACAGAGAACGCTACTATAGTGAACCATATCCACGTGAGAGATCAAGAAGCAGAGAAAGGGATCGTGAACGTGAACGAGACCGTGAATATAGAGAACGGAGCAGAGAAGAAAG TACAACACGTCAGTCAGCCAGGCCAAGAGTAAAAGAAGAACCGCCAGAGGCGGCTCCCGTCTCGTCTTCCAAGGCGTCTAG GTATTATGACGATCGCTACAGAGAGCGTGAACGAGACAGAGATCGAGAACGAGAATCAAGTCGGAGACCATCGGAGAGAGAACGGGAACCGGAGCGTGAACGAGAACGAGAACGAGAAAGAGATCGTCGCGACGAAAGGGGAGACTCTTCGCATCGTTCGAGACATTAA
- the Cpsf6 gene encoding cleavage and polyadenylation specificity factor subunit 6 isoform X2: MADGDIDLYADDLEQDFAQAYSERSKMVLADEFAGDGVDLYDDVIAAPAGGNGGVSTGNSGDGGGDTTSPNEETNGSAPYHQLGNNIQPNQIGRRHQLYVGNLTWWTSDQDITDAVQSIGVSDFVEVKFFENRANGQSKGFCVISLGSEQSMRICMERLPKKELHGQNPVVTFPTKQALNQFESQCKTRPAPAPQQSQSQRPHNPHQHQPPMPPHQQHPQHPQHPQHSQQNHGPRMMMGPPQGVRPQRMPPPGMGPPGPGGPGQQGPPRMHGPPMGPGPGPHHPLPGHPNQGPPPPGYQQGPWNGPRPNGPPGPPRGPSGPGGPPQQGPPGPGPGQHRPPGMQFHGGPPGAPGQGPPRGPPGHPGGPPGDPRGAQPRPEWNRPPGMHHGPQGPPGFPQHQHMQGPQPGQGPPQRGPPPGSMGGPGGPPPGHGGPPQGPPQGPPGGPAPHVNPAFFPQGPPHQHPGQHPPGPPGPPHGPPHGPPHGPPHGPPHGPPHGQPHGPPHVPPHGYGPPASQPPYGAPGPDHRPEGPPPLTEQEFEEIMSRNRTVSSSAIGRAVSDAAAGEYASAIETLVTAISLIKQSKVAADDRCKILISSLQDTLRGVETKSYGSARRERSRSRDRERSHRRRRERSRSRDREYRERSRDRDRERDRERDRERERDRDRDRERYYSEPYPRERSRSRERDRERERDREYRERSREESTTRQSARPRVKEEPPEAAPVSSSKASRYYDDRYRERERDRDRERESSRRPSEREREPERERERERERDRRDERGDSSHRSRH; this comes from the exons ATGGCGGACGGTGACATTGATTTGTACGCCGACGATCTCGAGCAAGATTTCGCGCAG GCGTACAGCGAGAGGAGCAAAATGGTGTTAGCG GATGAGTTTGCTGGTGATGGTGTTGATTTGTATGATGACGTGATAGCAGCACCTGCAGGAGGTAATGGTGGCGTTTCTACAGGAAATAGTGGAGATGGTGGTGGCGATACTACATCGCCAAATGAAGAAACAAATGGTAGTGCACCATATcatcaacttggaaataatattcAGCCAAATCAAATTGGAAGGCGTCATCAACTATATGTTGGAAATTTAACTTGG TGGACAAGTGATCAAGATATAACTGACGCTGTACAAAGTATTGGTGTATCAGATTTTGTTGAAGTAAAATTCTTTGAAAATCGAGCAAATGGACAATCCAAGGGTTTCTGTGTAATATCTCTGGGGTCAGAACAAAGTATGAGGATATGTATGGAAAGGTTGCCAAAAAAGGAGTTGCATGGTCAGAATCCAGTAGTAACATTTCCTACCAAACAAGCTTTGAATCAg TTTGAATCTCAATGTAAGACACGTCCAGCCCCAGCCCCTCAGCAAAGTCAAAGTCAGCGCCCTCATAATCCACATCAGCATCAGCCGCCAATGCCACCTCATCAACAGCATCCACAACACCCTcaacatcctcaacattcgcaaCAGAATCACGGTCCTAGAATGATGATGGGCCCTCCGCAAGGTGTGAGACCACAAAGAATGCCACCTCCAGGTatgggtccaccaggtccaggtGGGCCTGGTCAACAAGGACCGCCGCGCATGCATGGCCCACCAATGGGTCCTGGTCCAGGACCGCATCATCCTTTACCTGGTCATCCTAACCAAGGTCCACCGCCTCCTGGTTATCAGCAAGGACCATGGAATGGTCCGAGGCCTAATGGTCCACCTGGGCCACCAAGAGGACCAAGCGGTCCCGGTGGACCACCGCAACAAGGCCCACCAGGACCAGGTCCTGGTCAACATCGACCACCTGGAATG CAATTCCATGGTGGTCCGCCTGGTGCACCTGGTCAAGGACCTCCGCGTGGTCCACCTGGACATCCTGGTGGACCTCCAGGTGATCCGAGAGGTGCTCAACCCCGTCCCGAATGGAATAGACCACCAG GAATGCATCACGGGCCTCAGGGACCACCAGGTTTCCCTCAACATCAACATATGCAAGGTCCTCAACCTGGTCAAGGCCCACCACAGAGAGGACCTCCTCCAGGTTCTATGGGTG GTCCAGGAGGTCCCCCGCCTGGACATGGAGGGCCACCGCAAGGACCACCGCAAGGACCTCCAGGTGGTCCAGCACCACACGTGAATCCAGCATTTTTCCCACAAGGGCCACCTCATCAACATCCAGGGCAACATCCACCAGGACCTCCAGGTCCACCTCATGGACCACCTCACGGTCCTCCTCATGGTCCACCTCATGGTCCTCCTCATGGACCTCCGCATGGTCAGCCTCATGGACCACCCCATGTACCACCGCATGGTTATGGACCACCAGCATCACAG CCACCTTATGGTGCACCAGGGCCTGATCATCGTCCAGAGGGTCCTCCTCCGCTTACAGAGCAAGAATTCGAAGAGATAATGAgtcgaaatagaacagtttcttcgTCTGCAATTGGTCGAGCAGTATCAGACGCCGCAGCTGGGGAATACGCGAGCGCTATAGAGACCTTAGTTACAGCCATTTCTTTGATAAAACAATCAAAGGTTGCCGCAGACGATAGGTGCAAAATTTTGATCAGTTCTCTTCAAGACACTTTACGCGGAGTTGAAACCAAGAGTTACGGTTCCGCACGAAGAG AACGATCGCGTTCACGCGATAGAGAGCGTAGTCACAGAAGGAGGCGTGAGCGTTCGAGGAGTCGCGACAGAGAATACAGAGAGAGAAGCAGGGACAGAGACAGGGAGCGCGATAGGGAGCGTGATCGCGAAAGGGAAAGAGACCGTGATCGTGACAGAGAACGCTACTATAGTGAACCATATCCACGTGAGAGATCAAGAAGCAGAGAAAGGGATCGTGAACGTGAACGAGACCGTGAATATAGAGAACGGAGCAGAGAAGAAAG TACAACACGTCAGTCAGCCAGGCCAAGAGTAAAAGAAGAACCGCCAGAGGCGGCTCCCGTCTCGTCTTCCAAGGCGTCTAG GTATTATGACGATCGCTACAGAGAGCGTGAACGAGACAGAGATCGAGAACGAGAATCAAGTCGGAGACCATCGGAGAGAGAACGGGAACCGGAGCGTGAACGAGAACGAGAACGAGAAAGAGATCGTCGCGACGAAAGGGGAGACTCTTCGCATCGTTCGAGACATTAA
- the Cpsf6 gene encoding cleavage and polyadenylation specificity factor subunit 6 isoform X1, which produces MADGDIDLYADDLEQDFAQAYSERSKMVLADEFAGDGVDLYDDVIAAPAGGNGGVSTGNSGDGGGDTTSPNEETNGSAPYHQLGNNIQPNQIGRRHQLYVGNLTWWTSDQDITDAVQSIGVSDFVEVKFFENRANGQSKGFCVISLGSEQSMRICMERLPKKELHGQNPVVTFPTKQALNQFESQCKTRPAPAPQQSQSQRPHNPHQHQPPMPPHQQHPQHPQHPQHSQQNHGPRMMMGPPQGVRPQRMPPPGMGPPGPGGPGQQGPPRMHGPPMGPGPGPHHPLPGHPNQGPPPPGYQQGPWNGPRPNGPPGPPRGPSGPGGPPQQGPPGPGPGQHRPPGMQFHGGPPGAPGQGPPRGPPGHPGGPPGDPRGAQPRPEWNRPPGMHHGPQGPPGFPQHQHMQGPQPGQGPPQRGPPPGSMGGMLPGPGGPPPGHGGPPQGPPQGPPGGPAPHVNPAFFPQGPPHQHPGQHPPGPPGPPHGPPHGPPHGPPHGPPHGPPHGQPHGPPHVPPHGYGPPASQPPYGAPGPDHRPEGPPPLTEQEFEEIMSRNRTVSSSAIGRAVSDAAAGEYASAIETLVTAISLIKQSKVAADDRCKILISSLQDTLRGVETKSYGSARRERSRSRDRERSHRRRRERSRSRDREYRERSRDRDRERDRERDRERERDRDRDRERYYSEPYPRERSRSRERDRERERDREYRERSREESTTRQSARPRVKEEPPEAAPVSSSKASRYYDDRYRERERDRDRERESSRRPSEREREPERERERERERDRRDERGDSSHRSRH; this is translated from the exons ATGGCGGACGGTGACATTGATTTGTACGCCGACGATCTCGAGCAAGATTTCGCGCAG GCGTACAGCGAGAGGAGCAAAATGGTGTTAGCG GATGAGTTTGCTGGTGATGGTGTTGATTTGTATGATGACGTGATAGCAGCACCTGCAGGAGGTAATGGTGGCGTTTCTACAGGAAATAGTGGAGATGGTGGTGGCGATACTACATCGCCAAATGAAGAAACAAATGGTAGTGCACCATATcatcaacttggaaataatattcAGCCAAATCAAATTGGAAGGCGTCATCAACTATATGTTGGAAATTTAACTTGG TGGACAAGTGATCAAGATATAACTGACGCTGTACAAAGTATTGGTGTATCAGATTTTGTTGAAGTAAAATTCTTTGAAAATCGAGCAAATGGACAATCCAAGGGTTTCTGTGTAATATCTCTGGGGTCAGAACAAAGTATGAGGATATGTATGGAAAGGTTGCCAAAAAAGGAGTTGCATGGTCAGAATCCAGTAGTAACATTTCCTACCAAACAAGCTTTGAATCAg TTTGAATCTCAATGTAAGACACGTCCAGCCCCAGCCCCTCAGCAAAGTCAAAGTCAGCGCCCTCATAATCCACATCAGCATCAGCCGCCAATGCCACCTCATCAACAGCATCCACAACACCCTcaacatcctcaacattcgcaaCAGAATCACGGTCCTAGAATGATGATGGGCCCTCCGCAAGGTGTGAGACCACAAAGAATGCCACCTCCAGGTatgggtccaccaggtccaggtGGGCCTGGTCAACAAGGACCGCCGCGCATGCATGGCCCACCAATGGGTCCTGGTCCAGGACCGCATCATCCTTTACCTGGTCATCCTAACCAAGGTCCACCGCCTCCTGGTTATCAGCAAGGACCATGGAATGGTCCGAGGCCTAATGGTCCACCTGGGCCACCAAGAGGACCAAGCGGTCCCGGTGGACCACCGCAACAAGGCCCACCAGGACCAGGTCCTGGTCAACATCGACCACCTGGAATG CAATTCCATGGTGGTCCGCCTGGTGCACCTGGTCAAGGACCTCCGCGTGGTCCACCTGGACATCCTGGTGGACCTCCAGGTGATCCGAGAGGTGCTCAACCCCGTCCCGAATGGAATAGACCACCAG GAATGCATCACGGGCCTCAGGGACCACCAGGTTTCCCTCAACATCAACATATGCAAGGTCCTCAACCTGGTCAAGGCCCACCACAGAGAGGACCTCCTCCAGGTTCTATGGGTG GAATGTTACCAGGTCCAGGAGGTCCCCCGCCTGGACATGGAGGGCCACCGCAAGGACCACCGCAAGGACCTCCAGGTGGTCCAGCACCACACGTGAATCCAGCATTTTTCCCACAAGGGCCACCTCATCAACATCCAGGGCAACATCCACCAGGACCTCCAGGTCCACCTCATGGACCACCTCACGGTCCTCCTCATGGTCCACCTCATGGTCCTCCTCATGGACCTCCGCATGGTCAGCCTCATGGACCACCCCATGTACCACCGCATGGTTATGGACCACCAGCATCACAG CCACCTTATGGTGCACCAGGGCCTGATCATCGTCCAGAGGGTCCTCCTCCGCTTACAGAGCAAGAATTCGAAGAGATAATGAgtcgaaatagaacagtttcttcgTCTGCAATTGGTCGAGCAGTATCAGACGCCGCAGCTGGGGAATACGCGAGCGCTATAGAGACCTTAGTTACAGCCATTTCTTTGATAAAACAATCAAAGGTTGCCGCAGACGATAGGTGCAAAATTTTGATCAGTTCTCTTCAAGACACTTTACGCGGAGTTGAAACCAAGAGTTACGGTTCCGCACGAAGAG AACGATCGCGTTCACGCGATAGAGAGCGTAGTCACAGAAGGAGGCGTGAGCGTTCGAGGAGTCGCGACAGAGAATACAGAGAGAGAAGCAGGGACAGAGACAGGGAGCGCGATAGGGAGCGTGATCGCGAAAGGGAAAGAGACCGTGATCGTGACAGAGAACGCTACTATAGTGAACCATATCCACGTGAGAGATCAAGAAGCAGAGAAAGGGATCGTGAACGTGAACGAGACCGTGAATATAGAGAACGGAGCAGAGAAGAAAG TACAACACGTCAGTCAGCCAGGCCAAGAGTAAAAGAAGAACCGCCAGAGGCGGCTCCCGTCTCGTCTTCCAAGGCGTCTAG GTATTATGACGATCGCTACAGAGAGCGTGAACGAGACAGAGATCGAGAACGAGAATCAAGTCGGAGACCATCGGAGAGAGAACGGGAACCGGAGCGTGAACGAGAACGAGAACGAGAAAGAGATCGTCGCGACGAAAGGGGAGACTCTTCGCATCGTTCGAGACATTAA
- the Cpsf6 gene encoding cleavage and polyadenylation specificity factor subunit 6 isoform X3, translating to MADGDIDLYADDLEQDFAQDEFAGDGVDLYDDVIAAPAGGNGGVSTGNSGDGGGDTTSPNEETNGSAPYHQLGNNIQPNQIGRRHQLYVGNLTWWTSDQDITDAVQSIGVSDFVEVKFFENRANGQSKGFCVISLGSEQSMRICMERLPKKELHGQNPVVTFPTKQALNQFESQCKTRPAPAPQQSQSQRPHNPHQHQPPMPPHQQHPQHPQHPQHSQQNHGPRMMMGPPQGVRPQRMPPPGMGPPGPGGPGQQGPPRMHGPPMGPGPGPHHPLPGHPNQGPPPPGYQQGPWNGPRPNGPPGPPRGPSGPGGPPQQGPPGPGPGQHRPPGMQFHGGPPGAPGQGPPRGPPGHPGGPPGDPRGAQPRPEWNRPPGMHHGPQGPPGFPQHQHMQGPQPGQGPPQRGPPPGSMGGMLPGPGGPPPGHGGPPQGPPQGPPGGPAPHVNPAFFPQGPPHQHPGQHPPGPPGPPHGPPHGPPHGPPHGPPHGPPHGQPHGPPHVPPHGYGPPASQPPYGAPGPDHRPEGPPPLTEQEFEEIMSRNRTVSSSAIGRAVSDAAAGEYASAIETLVTAISLIKQSKVAADDRCKILISSLQDTLRGVETKSYGSARRERSRSRDRERSHRRRRERSRSRDREYRERSRDRDRERDRERDRERERDRDRDRERYYSEPYPRERSRSRERDRERERDREYRERSREESTTRQSARPRVKEEPPEAAPVSSSKASRYYDDRYRERERDRDRERESSRRPSEREREPERERERERERDRRDERGDSSHRSRH from the exons ATGGCGGACGGTGACATTGATTTGTACGCCGACGATCTCGAGCAAGATTTCGCGCAG GATGAGTTTGCTGGTGATGGTGTTGATTTGTATGATGACGTGATAGCAGCACCTGCAGGAGGTAATGGTGGCGTTTCTACAGGAAATAGTGGAGATGGTGGTGGCGATACTACATCGCCAAATGAAGAAACAAATGGTAGTGCACCATATcatcaacttggaaataatattcAGCCAAATCAAATTGGAAGGCGTCATCAACTATATGTTGGAAATTTAACTTGG TGGACAAGTGATCAAGATATAACTGACGCTGTACAAAGTATTGGTGTATCAGATTTTGTTGAAGTAAAATTCTTTGAAAATCGAGCAAATGGACAATCCAAGGGTTTCTGTGTAATATCTCTGGGGTCAGAACAAAGTATGAGGATATGTATGGAAAGGTTGCCAAAAAAGGAGTTGCATGGTCAGAATCCAGTAGTAACATTTCCTACCAAACAAGCTTTGAATCAg TTTGAATCTCAATGTAAGACACGTCCAGCCCCAGCCCCTCAGCAAAGTCAAAGTCAGCGCCCTCATAATCCACATCAGCATCAGCCGCCAATGCCACCTCATCAACAGCATCCACAACACCCTcaacatcctcaacattcgcaaCAGAATCACGGTCCTAGAATGATGATGGGCCCTCCGCAAGGTGTGAGACCACAAAGAATGCCACCTCCAGGTatgggtccaccaggtccaggtGGGCCTGGTCAACAAGGACCGCCGCGCATGCATGGCCCACCAATGGGTCCTGGTCCAGGACCGCATCATCCTTTACCTGGTCATCCTAACCAAGGTCCACCGCCTCCTGGTTATCAGCAAGGACCATGGAATGGTCCGAGGCCTAATGGTCCACCTGGGCCACCAAGAGGACCAAGCGGTCCCGGTGGACCACCGCAACAAGGCCCACCAGGACCAGGTCCTGGTCAACATCGACCACCTGGAATG CAATTCCATGGTGGTCCGCCTGGTGCACCTGGTCAAGGACCTCCGCGTGGTCCACCTGGACATCCTGGTGGACCTCCAGGTGATCCGAGAGGTGCTCAACCCCGTCCCGAATGGAATAGACCACCAG GAATGCATCACGGGCCTCAGGGACCACCAGGTTTCCCTCAACATCAACATATGCAAGGTCCTCAACCTGGTCAAGGCCCACCACAGAGAGGACCTCCTCCAGGTTCTATGGGTG GAATGTTACCAGGTCCAGGAGGTCCCCCGCCTGGACATGGAGGGCCACCGCAAGGACCACCGCAAGGACCTCCAGGTGGTCCAGCACCACACGTGAATCCAGCATTTTTCCCACAAGGGCCACCTCATCAACATCCAGGGCAACATCCACCAGGACCTCCAGGTCCACCTCATGGACCACCTCACGGTCCTCCTCATGGTCCACCTCATGGTCCTCCTCATGGACCTCCGCATGGTCAGCCTCATGGACCACCCCATGTACCACCGCATGGTTATGGACCACCAGCATCACAG CCACCTTATGGTGCACCAGGGCCTGATCATCGTCCAGAGGGTCCTCCTCCGCTTACAGAGCAAGAATTCGAAGAGATAATGAgtcgaaatagaacagtttcttcgTCTGCAATTGGTCGAGCAGTATCAGACGCCGCAGCTGGGGAATACGCGAGCGCTATAGAGACCTTAGTTACAGCCATTTCTTTGATAAAACAATCAAAGGTTGCCGCAGACGATAGGTGCAAAATTTTGATCAGTTCTCTTCAAGACACTTTACGCGGAGTTGAAACCAAGAGTTACGGTTCCGCACGAAGAG AACGATCGCGTTCACGCGATAGAGAGCGTAGTCACAGAAGGAGGCGTGAGCGTTCGAGGAGTCGCGACAGAGAATACAGAGAGAGAAGCAGGGACAGAGACAGGGAGCGCGATAGGGAGCGTGATCGCGAAAGGGAAAGAGACCGTGATCGTGACAGAGAACGCTACTATAGTGAACCATATCCACGTGAGAGATCAAGAAGCAGAGAAAGGGATCGTGAACGTGAACGAGACCGTGAATATAGAGAACGGAGCAGAGAAGAAAG TACAACACGTCAGTCAGCCAGGCCAAGAGTAAAAGAAGAACCGCCAGAGGCGGCTCCCGTCTCGTCTTCCAAGGCGTCTAG GTATTATGACGATCGCTACAGAGAGCGTGAACGAGACAGAGATCGAGAACGAGAATCAAGTCGGAGACCATCGGAGAGAGAACGGGAACCGGAGCGTGAACGAGAACGAGAACGAGAAAGAGATCGTCGCGACGAAAGGGGAGACTCTTCGCATCGTTCGAGACATTAA